From the Anaeromyxobacter sp. genome, one window contains:
- a CDS encoding HNH endonuclease, with protein MMPITLDEIRARVANIRSWKKGSQVAPHKPLLLLYALGRLQTGKERLVAFAEASGPLKEMLEEFGPRRRSYHTEFPFWHLRSDRLRELTADVEVKPKPGDSSVTAAALRSANARGGLPQDVFGLLQSNPQVVFELAMALLATNFAETLHGDILAAVGLAVYTGSARLPRDPRFREAVLDAYGRACAVCGFDIRLGTVSLAVEAAHIRWHQHGGPSSVDNGLCLCSSHHKIFDLGGFTLSADWEIEIAGAVVQSESAVAWLWSFDGKPLRLPKRDGLRPAAAYIAWHRKGGLQDRH; from the coding sequence ATGATGCCAATCACCCTGGACGAGATCAGGGCCCGGGTAGCCAACATTCGATCGTGGAAGAAGGGGAGCCAGGTGGCGCCACATAAGCCGCTGCTGCTGCTCTACGCCCTCGGTCGCCTCCAGACCGGGAAGGAACGACTCGTCGCGTTCGCGGAAGCTTCTGGCCCCCTGAAGGAGATGCTGGAAGAATTCGGTCCTCGCCGCCGCTCCTATCACACGGAGTTCCCGTTCTGGCACCTGCGGAGCGACCGTCTACGGGAGCTGACCGCGGACGTCGAGGTCAAGCCGAAACCTGGAGACAGCAGCGTCACGGCCGCCGCCTTACGCAGCGCCAACGCAAGGGGTGGCCTGCCCCAAGACGTCTTTGGTCTTCTTCAGTCGAACCCACAAGTCGTGTTCGAGCTTGCAATGGCTCTCCTCGCGACCAACTTCGCAGAGACGCTCCACGGGGACATCCTGGCGGCGGTGGGCCTGGCGGTCTACACGGGATCGGCGCGGCTGCCTCGTGACCCCAGGTTTCGAGAGGCCGTACTCGATGCCTATGGTCGCGCCTGCGCGGTCTGTGGCTTCGACATCCGCCTGGGGACGGTCTCTCTAGCAGTGGAAGCTGCTCACATCCGGTGGCACCAGCACGGTGGCCCGAGCTCAGTAGACAACGGCCTATGCCTATGCTCGAGTCACCACAAGATCTTCGATCTGGGTGGGTTCACGCTTAGCGCGGACTGGGAGATCGAGATCGCTGGGGCCGTGGTCCAGTCGGAGAGCGCCGTAGCGTGGCTCTGGAGCTTCGATGGAAAGCCGCTGCGGCTCCCGAAGCGGGATGGGCTGCGGCCGGCTGCAGCCTACATCGCGTGGCACCGGAAAGGAGGTCTTCAAGACCGCCATTGA